The Cinclus cinclus chromosome 5, bCinCin1.1, whole genome shotgun sequence genome segment CCCGCACTCAGTGTTCGAGGCTTCAGTGACAAAGTTTCAAATTGCACATAAGTCTCTTTCACAAGTTCAGCTTCCTTTGCAGATTTTGGTttcaaatgaagttttaaaactttGTAGAGTAAGAAAAATATCAATGGTAAAACAACCACgcatgctgcactgctggccACTATCAGAATAGAAAACTCAGAGCTGCTTTCATCATTTAACCCATcagtggagaaaacaacacactgCTCTTTTGTAGGTGGCACGCCTTTGGGAGAGACACATGCCATATATTGAGTACTAGGCTGCAAACCATCGATTGTGACTTTGTTTTTGTTAGAATCAGTGCTGAGAGGCAACATATCTTTCTCACCATACTTGGAGTATAGCACAGTCACAGCGGAATTGCCTGTGGCATTGACAGTTTTCCAAGTTAAGGTCACTCTTTCATCAGTTTCACTGATCACTCTCAGGTTCTTCACAGTAACATTTTGCTCAGCCATACCTGCTGCATTCAATGAAGTATCCTCACCTTTCTTGCTTAAATCTCCaatctgctttttgtttccatttgtcACTgcctttgatattttttttccatctaacATAAGCCTGGATTGCTTTTTGTCAACAAATGTCACACTGGTTGATCTTTCAGTGCTAACCAGAGCTTTGGTGTTGGGTGTGGTGGGAAGAGGTGTGGTTGTCCTCTCTATTTCCAGCTTGGATTCCTCCTGAGTTGTATTCTGCCTCTCAGCCTCTGGCTTCCTCCCATACTTCTGTGGTGACACAGTTGTAGTAACTACACCAACCACTGTGACAGTCACAGCAGCTTCTGACATTCCTGCCAAATTCTTGGCTTTACATCTGTATTCTCCTGCATCCTTGTATGAAATTCCCGTCAAGCTTATTATGGACCATCTGACACCCTCTCCAGGAGTTTCTTGAATTACTATGGGAAAATACAAAGAGTAAAACATTATGAATGGGAAGTAAAGAGGAAGCAAACTTTATTAGACTACTTCTTCCCTTTCTGCCAGAAGGAATCACATGtatgaaaagttttaaaattaaacacaagcagtcaaaaaaacacaacaaaaataacaacaaccaaaaacaaataacaaacaaaaaccaaactaaatTTCCAAAACAAACTATGGCATTCCCAACCATACtctattattaaataaaagttCAGTTTGGgtcaaaaatagaaataaatgactggagtaattaaaatacaatttgcAATTTCACTAAGAAGAACAAAACCACATAAAGTGAAATCAAATGTCTTAAAGCTGCTATTGACTCCTAAATACAAGACCCACTGACTTCCTGTGACATTTACCATGTTACCCATTTAAAAACTGGAATTTACTTCTGTCCTGAGATATTTCTTTAACCTTCATCAGACCTATGATAATTGCTGACTACTTGGCATTAGCAAGTagcattttttatatttaagttACTACATAAGTATCTGTCAAAGCAGCTAGAATGACATCAGACAATTATAGCCTTGTATAATCTGCAcacaaaaaaacattaatttggaAAATTTTATGTTTACAGTGCTGAGTTTTAAGTCATTCAGTTATAGCCTCACTGGCTTTTTTAACATGAACATTTTTGAACAgaggttccagaaaaaaattcttctttctaCTTTATAGCTTTTGTGTTAGGGTCCAACTAACACAAACTCCATTTTCCTTTATCCTTCCCCCACTTCATCCATTTCTCTCTTCCACTCACATTGTTCTTTTAACAGACCAGATCTAGAACCAAAGCAGTCTGCTGGACCTGTTAAGATTGAGAACTTGACAGAGAATTTCATAACAACTGTTGCACAGATATGATTGCCAGCTTGACACAATACATGGTCCATTGTTACTCATTACAATGATCTCAAAGCACAAGCAGCCCAACAATTTTTGGTTCTCCCATTTCCAATAAAAGAGCAGTTATACCTGTATAGTTCACTGGAATATTGTCTGACCTATTCCAGGTGAGCTGTGGGGTTGGGTACCCTGTGGCATCACAGCGTAGCAGGACATTGCTGCCCAGAGGAGAGGTGATTTTTGTTGCTGAGGTCATCACAGATGGTTTAAGACACTGCTCTAACTCAGCTCTCTGGAACAAGATTCCTGCCAGGTTCTCAGGTCCACTACATGAAACCAATGGATCAAGAAGCACAACAGAGGTGTCCACAATTTTGGAAAATTCAATTAGCTTTGAAATGCGACAGTCACAAAACCATGGGTTGTCCTGAAAACCTGAGgcaaggagggaagaggggaaagaaaaaaacttttgtCAGTCAATTTACGAATACTGTGATTACAGTATAACACATGACTATCACCAAGTACAATCAAGGACAACACTGAACCTATTTCGagttaatattttctctttaaacttGTGGTTTTTGTTCAGCTGATTGGTGAGGGAATATTTCCAGAGGTTAGGGAGAACAGTATGAATGTTTATTAAGCTAAATTTCTTCTTCACAGAAGCCTACGGGAGCATAGTGATGTGCTAGCATTACCTGTGCTTAACTTTGCTAATTATTATTGCTACATTTATAACCACTTTGAAAATATGTCTTAAGACTGATGATACATTTTCACCTGCCTGTGCCTCCTGGAAAGACAGCTTCTCAGGGCTATTGCGTCATGTCACTCTCCTCTGCTCTTAGTCCTTATTTGGGGTCTTACAGCTTGAC includes the following:
- the LRIT3 gene encoding leucine-rich repeat, immunoglobulin-like domain and transmembrane domain-containing protein 3 — protein: MYLFICFYLLMSFFEEVHGFCPSQCTCVYHGRSDGTGTRSVLCNDPDMYEIPVNVPVDTVKLRIEKTVIRRIPTEAFYYLVDLKYLWVTYNCVANIDISSFYNLKQLHELRLDGNLLSTFPWESLAEMPNLRTLDLHNNKLTSIPADAGRYLRNLTYLDLSSNKLTTLPSDLMDIWPPFSGAIVSKSTDILVTQRVILGFQDNPWFCDCRISKLIEFSKIVDTSVVLLDPLVSCSGPENLAGILFQRAELEQCLKPSVMTSATKITSPLGSNVLLRCDATGYPTPQLTWNRSDNIPVNYTVIQETPGEGVRWSIISLTGISYKDAGEYRCKAKNLAGMSEAAVTVTVVGVVTTTVSPQKYGRKPEAERQNTTQEESKLEIERTTTPLPTTPNTKALVSTERSTSVTFVDKKQSRLMLDGKKISKAVTNGNKKQIGDLSKKGEDTSLNAAGMAEQNVTVKNLRVISETDERVTLTWKTVNATGNSAVTVLYSKYGEKDMLPLSTDSNKNKVTIDGLQPSTQYMACVSPKGVPPTKEQCVVFSTDGLNDESSSEFSILIVASSAACVVVLPLIFFLLYKVLKLHLKPKSAKEAELVKETYVQFETLSLKPRTLSAGDQLWARRYTDESERLLLCSRSSMDSQMTFKSEGSRSEYLC